One Nicotiana sylvestris chromosome 12, ASM39365v2, whole genome shotgun sequence genomic window carries:
- the LOC104224576 gene encoding uncharacterized protein isoform X2, producing MIIGANGSTASMMMQAKGLLLPVDGRGSSFNDIATDCGLKEDTPKAMNKGNCPLAIIPCQKSITGKQAFFIFSFQRFKQKSPTSN from the exons ATGATAATAGGCGCCAATGGATCAACAGCTTCGATGATGATGCAG GCAAAAGGGCTTTTGCTTCCAGTTGACGGGAGAGGTTCAAGTTTTAATGATATAGCAACTGATTGCGGACTCAAAGAAGATACACCAAAGGCTATGAACAAAGGCAACTGTCCACTGGCTATAATTCCATGTCAGAAATCAATCACTGGAAAGCAAGctttttttatcttttcctttcag AGATTCAAACAGAAGTCCCCAACCAGTAACTGA
- the LOC104224576 gene encoding uncharacterized protein isoform X1, producing MCHSQERKKEKKRKIENQENRRDSNISSFSWRWKIEAHLQLLSRSIRVPCHQILKLSDGMTLPRAPNKSFEPVTEMCHSQDRKKEKKRKIENQANRCDSNISSSQLEMENQSSLANPKEITKSATSPPQVLTLSDGVTFEVLVKGKQDGKVASTRKHR from the exons ATGTGCCATTCTCaggagagaaagaaagaaaagaaaaggaagattgAAAACCAAGAAAACCGTCGTGACTCAAATATTTCGTCATTCAGTTGGAGATGGAAAATCGAAGCTCACTTGCAACTCCTAAGTAGATCAATTAGAGTGCCATGTCATCAGATACTTAAATTATCTGATGGAATGACATTGCCAAG AGCTCCAAACAAAAGTTTCGAACCAGTAACTGAAATGTGCCATTCTCAggacagaaagaaagaaaagaaaaggaagattgAGAACCAAGCAAATCGTTGTGACTCAAATATATCATCATCTCAATTGGAGATGGAAAATCAAAGCTCACTTGCAAATCCTAAGGAGATCACCAAGAGTGCCACATCACCACCACAGGTACTTACATTATCAGATGGAGTGACTTTTGAGGTGCTGGTGAAGGGAAAGCAAGATGGAAAAGTAGCTTCCACAAGAAAGCATAGGTGA